In Alteromonas naphthalenivorans, one DNA window encodes the following:
- the fabA gene encoding bifunctional 3-hydroxydecanoyl-ACP dehydratase/trans-2-decenoyl-ACP isomerase: MSDRKNSFNKEDLLACSRGEMFGPGNSQLPAPNMLMMDRVVSITEDGGEHGKGEIIAELDITPDLWFFDCHFPGDPVMPGCLGLDAMWQLVGFFLGWCDGPGKGRALGVGEVKFTGQILPTAKKVNYKITMKRVIKRKLFMGMADGSVEVDGREIYVAKDLKVGLFQDTSNF, encoded by the coding sequence ATGTCAGACAGAAAAAATAGTTTTAACAAAGAAGATTTATTAGCATGCAGCCGCGGTGAAATGTTCGGCCCAGGTAACAGCCAATTACCCGCGCCTAACATGCTAATGATGGATCGTGTCGTTTCTATTACTGAAGATGGCGGTGAACATGGGAAAGGCGAAATAATTGCTGAGTTAGACATTACGCCAGATCTTTGGTTTTTCGATTGTCACTTCCCAGGTGACCCTGTAATGCCTGGTTGCTTGGGTTTAGATGCCATGTGGCAGCTGGTCGGATTTTTCTTAGGCTGGTGTGATGGGCCAGGTAAAGGTCGTGCTCTTGGCGTGGGCGAGGTGAAATTCACAGGCCAAATACTGCCTACTGCCAAAAAAGTGAATTACAAAATCACCATGAAGCGTGTTATCAAACGTAAGCTTTTCATGGGAATGGCGGATGGTTCTGTTGAAGTAGATGGTAGAGAAATCTACGTCGCGAAAGATCTTAAAGTAGGTTTGTTCCAAGACACATCTAACTTCTAG
- a CDS encoding DASH family cryptochrome: MILDNHVMRDTTRPTRGLFWFRHDLRFHDQVALSSLCQQVDELTLLYIIDDSWFVPNSYGIQPVGEHRFNFLIDTIEALNEKASTLGHSILTLRGQTPELLVSLLSSNAFTHFGVTEHGGYNERREVEAVSRFFPNIEIVTGESSSLFNQDDLPFNLEVMPDVFTPFKRKIESAIKPREPMATLTALPRSYTPDIDAECQYTLNRRPPRNQAEGTFVGGEDAVLSHLNSYLFEWKVAASYKETRNALDNWRDSTKLSPWLATGALSARYVIQEVKKYEQNVVKNDSTYWIYFELLWREYFYWLQQKFGSKWFQLEGIKSKLPNTSHDPQVFVGWCNGQTGYPIVDACMRQLASTGYLSNRGRQLVASCLVNELRQDWRYGAAWFESQLLDYDVASNWGNWLYLAGVGTDPRENRQFNLQKQTEIYDPKGEFCAKWLD; encoded by the coding sequence ATGATACTGGATAATCATGTGATGCGTGATACAACTAGACCTACGAGAGGCCTGTTTTGGTTTCGCCACGACTTGCGTTTTCACGACCAAGTGGCGCTATCATCGCTTTGTCAGCAGGTAGACGAATTGACCCTGCTTTACATAATTGATGACAGCTGGTTTGTACCAAATTCTTACGGTATTCAACCCGTTGGTGAGCACCGTTTTAATTTTCTTATAGATACAATAGAAGCATTAAACGAAAAAGCGAGCACTTTGGGTCACTCTATTTTGACTTTAAGAGGCCAGACACCAGAACTACTGGTCTCGTTACTCTCATCAAATGCCTTTACTCACTTTGGGGTGACCGAGCACGGTGGCTATAACGAGCGCAGAGAAGTCGAGGCGGTTTCTCGTTTTTTCCCCAATATCGAAATAGTAACTGGCGAATCTAGTTCACTGTTTAATCAGGATGATCTCCCTTTTAATCTTGAAGTCATGCCGGATGTCTTTACCCCTTTTAAGCGTAAAATTGAGTCTGCAATAAAGCCGCGTGAACCTATGGCAACGTTAACCGCATTGCCTAGGTCTTATACGCCAGATATAGACGCAGAATGCCAATATACGCTTAACCGTCGACCTCCTCGTAATCAAGCAGAAGGTACATTCGTTGGAGGCGAAGACGCGGTTCTCTCTCACTTAAACAGTTATTTGTTCGAATGGAAAGTGGCTGCGAGCTATAAAGAAACACGAAACGCGTTAGATAATTGGCGCGATAGTACAAAACTATCGCCTTGGTTAGCCACAGGTGCGCTCTCGGCGCGGTACGTTATTCAAGAAGTGAAAAAGTACGAACAAAACGTAGTTAAAAATGATTCAACCTATTGGATTTATTTTGAGTTGCTTTGGCGTGAATATTTTTACTGGCTTCAACAAAAGTTTGGGTCAAAATGGTTTCAGCTTGAAGGTATCAAGTCAAAATTACCCAATACTAGTCACGACCCTCAAGTATTTGTCGGATGGTGCAACGGACAAACCGGATACCCTATTGTGGATGCGTGTATGCGTCAACTGGCTTCTACGGGGTACTTATCTAATCGAGGTCGACAATTGGTGGCAAGTTGTTTGGTGAATGAACTCAGGCAAGATTGGCGCTATGGCGCGGCTTGGTTTGAAAGCCAGTTGTTGGATTATGATGTGGCTAGCAATTGGGGGAATTGGTTGTACCTGGCAGGCGTAGGTACAGACCCCCGAGAGAACAGGCAATTTAACTTGCAGAAGCAAACCGAAATTTACGATCCGAAAGGTGAGTTCTGTGCGAAATGGCTAGATTAA
- the rmf gene encoding ribosome modulation factor encodes MKRQKRDKLTRAHSKGYQAGISGRSKDICPFQQNDARSEWLGGWREAVEDRHVGLSVK; translated from the coding sequence ATGAAAAGACAAAAAAGAGATAAACTGACACGCGCCCATTCAAAAGGGTATCAAGCTGGTATTAGCGGTCGTTCAAAGGATATTTGTCCTTTTCAACAGAATGACGCTCGGTCGGAATGGTTAGGAGGCTGGCGCGAGGCGGTAGAAGACAGGCACGTAGGTCTTAGTGTTAAATAA